A genomic window from Panthera tigris isolate Pti1 chromosome B4, P.tigris_Pti1_mat1.1, whole genome shotgun sequence includes:
- the CCER1 gene encoding coiled-coil domain-containing glutamate-rich protein 1, producing the protein MTQTLHKREDPLNLGGGWASSAPLGTWSSWHRRRRGAPINKRRYRSGPKSEYEPPRKQQHGPGPWFQPPRRPHWEVYSNWGRWGGPWRPPPEGCWRPPGRVQVIRVYGLQPLCLCCCSCWRGPWSPRWARPPGRKKRWGRRGRGLRHHPRRSFPRSPPVDLSTLLRPVNLYGWRAPGMRAPRNTTQFIMNQIYEDMRQQEKLERQQEALRAQQAQARGPASPEGPSWNDAPPSGGEEAAELRETLYSFAQNPPLVFPPDQSPTAQLGEEEDDDEEKNEEYDEEECDGKEEESEEEEEAEEEAEEEAEEEEEEEAEAEDEEEVQEADCVDEGEEEEEEEEEEEEEEEEAEEEEDEEIGEEEEGVEGEEQREEENHLPLEMPLSFLVGAEEERENFINCTYLSPTQVIPKMPQEALFMLDDINC; encoded by the coding sequence ATGACCCAGACTCTCCACAAAAGGGAGGACCCTCTGAACCTGGGCGGCGGCTGGGCATCCTCGGCCCCGTTAGGCACCTGGTCTTCCTGGCACCGAAGGCGCAGGGGCGCTCCAATAAACAAGCGGCGCTACCGCTCTGGTCCCAAGTCTGAGTATGAGCCCCCCAGGAAGCAACAGCACGGTCCGGGCCCCTGGTTCCAACCACCCCGACGGCCCCACTGGGAGGTGTACTCTAACTGGGGGCGCTGGGGAGGGCCCTGGCGCCCACCTCCAGAGGGATGCTGGAGGCCTCCAGGCCGAGTGCAAGTGATCCGGGTGTACGGGCTGCAGCCGCTCTGCCTCTGCTGCTGCTCCTGCTGGCGCGGGCCCTGGAGCCCGCGCTGGGCCAGGCCCCCGGGCAGGAAGAAGCGCTGGGGCCGCAGGGGCCGCGGCCTGCGCCACCACCCTCGCCGCTCCTTCCCCAGGAGCCCGCCCGTGGATCTGAGCACGCTGCTCCGGCCGGTCAACCTGTACGGGTGGCGGGCACCCGGCATGCGGGCGCCGCGGAACACCACCCAGTTCATCATGAATCAGATCTACGAGGACATGCGGCAGCAGGAGAAGCTGGAGCGCCAGCAGGAGGCGCTGCGGGCGCAGCAGGCCCAGGCGCGCGGCCCGGCCTCCCCCGAGGGCCCCTCCTGGAACGACGCGCCCCCCAGCGGCGGCGAAGAAGCCGCGGAGCTGCGGGAAACTTTGTACAGCTTTGCGCAGAACCCGCCTCTGGTCTTCCCTCCGGACCAGTCTCCGACAGcacagctgggggaggaggaggacgacgacgaGGAGAAAAATGAGGAGTATGATGAGGAGGAGTGTGacgggaaggaagaggagagcgaggaggaggaggaggcggaggaggaggcggaggaggaggcggaggaggaggaggaggaggaggcagaggccgAAGACGAAGAGGAGGTCCAAGAGGCGGACTGTGTggatgagggggaggaggaagaggaagaggaggaggaggaggaagaggaggaggaagaggcggaAGAGGAAGAAGACGAGGAaataggagaggaggaggaaggggtggaaggggaggagcagagggaggaagagaatcacTTACCTCTGGAAATGCCTTTATCGTTCCTAGTGGGcgctgaggaagagagagagaactttatAAACTGTACTTATTTAAGCCCCACGCAGGTAATTCCCAAAATGCCACAGGAAGCTCTCTTCATGTTAGACGACATTAACTGTTAG